aaaagaagaaaaagaaaaataataataaaagaaagaagagaaaaaataagTACAAATAAATATCTTGAAAAAGCTGTAAGCAAGGATTACAAAGTAACTTGAGTTTGGGTAACAAATAAACTGAGTAAATTAGGGGATATTTACTATGGCCAGAGAGAATACATGAGtaattaggaaattttgtttttaagaaCAAATTTTCTGCGCTACCTTTGTCGAAATGAACTTTGACATTTGACCACGGTTTTAGAGAAAGAAGATTGTTGAGGACTGATGTATATGTTGTTCTTTTAATAGATTAACAGTACAAGATAATTATATGCAAAGGTAAAAATTTGTGCATTCATAtgtattttgcttgaggacaagcaataactcaagtttgggggtttgataactcttgaaaagagttatatttcatgcctttagacctagtcaattgcttgtacttagttgcattttaggatattattttagcatttttagaacattgcataagaAGCTTGGACggtgtttaaatattattatttgttacttttaattgcatgttgaagggttgtgtttggtggtttaGCAAGTGTAGGTTAaggaacaagaaataaaagagtgaAGGTTTGTCAGGGCCAAAGGTTGGACATTTTGTCAGCACGAATGCCATGACAATTCTAGAAAGGCCGAGTCAACACTCTACGCATACCAGTTTCAGCCCAACTATACTTGTACTAGAAAAATCTACCtcaaaaagaggagaagataatcttgggttgttgaaaaaagaatttaaaaaaaggagaagataaacatgggttgttggatttaccctagggaaaaagctataaaaagccaaataAGAAAACTCTAAACAATGAACAAGAGGGAAAGATCCTTGGGAAAGAATAGAGGGTAGCAGCGGAGCAGTGACGGGAAGAGGAAGATAAAGGCAATCCTTTTTAGCCATCGCAGGATATTGTGCTGCTGGAGTGTGAATTGGACACGCGAAAACTGTTTTCCCAAAGTCTTccgtatttcttattttattcttccgtaaattgaatgatgaaaatgatgttggatgttatttttgttttgagttttATGTGCCAACCCATGAGTTAAATCTCATCGGATTGGGCTTACATTAtgactattttattttctttaatggttgaagcatataTCTGATTCAatttactgtttcattcaattgttcttttttttttatttctaaattgtatgCGTACAATCCCTAAACATAGAAGATCATTCAGCATGCCCATAAACtaaatccaattttgaaaaggttggattagttggatcgaaattgaatgatatgagaaAGTAGTCGACTGATACTTGcagtagactctagacatagagcatcGTTCATACAGAAGGAAAATAGTGCAGGGTACCATATTAAAAGCCCATAGACAcgggcaaggtaacttgaggttttttctctcgaaagaagcagaccattttagaactcttttgAGCAGTAAATTGAGTATGATTTTGCCGAGACATTATTGGCAGTAAAgatagattcttagtaatcccaaccttccaaGTCAACATCATATATCCTTTATTCTTTGTCGTCGTATCTTTATCTTATCATTCTTAGTTATTTACTTGATCGTTTACATAATATTCCCATAATAATTCTCATAATTGCCATTATATTTCTACTCTcgttttgccatagcatttccaattattcattaattcgACGTATTGCTTACATCATTACTCCACTAATTGCCACTGCATATTTATCATTGACtttgccataacattaatcgcattttattttaataactcgaccacttttgtgcctcaatccgatccttgtgggaacgatactcactcatcactttctTACTTGAACCgacctgtatacttgcacaaatcgCACATCATTTTACACGTGACAAGTATGCAATTGGGGCCAAACCACTCTAAGTTATCATGTTCATTGTCTCatattttctcttttgcttccacaattttttttatttaaaaaaaggccATTCACCTCCCTCTTGGCTATTTCGAATGATTGATCAAGCTAACAGTAAGCTTCCTTTATCGATCAGTCATGTATATACTCTCTTTGTATTGTATCAAAATTCTTTAGAATAGTTAAACACTCAACAATAGAGCTAGACTTAATGAGAACAGTGACATATTCAAATATTTGCAAGCATTTGATTTGTAATTGTAATAACaaatattaagaatttaaaaatattccaaataTTTTAAGTCAATGGATACATATGTTAATATTTAGATATCCActccatttttaaaatttttatttgcaaATTAAGATATTGGTCTAGAGGCAAATAACTTGTattgagataataaaatattatttaattaaaataaaattatatctttatttaaataattaaaaaatttatccaaaattatCAACTAAAAATCTACcagttataaatttgaattgattgaattataaaacaattattgTAGGTGGTATACTTCAAGAGATTACGCTatcatattcaaaatttacaaattttaaaaatattaaaactctaatatatattttaaaaatatagtaattttataattttataataacttttgtaaatatataaagtttaatttttaaagaatttatagGTTCTTTCGAATGATTGTGGAAAgtatttgataaaatgataaattatcaaaatagtcacttttgtttatcgCAAATTACATTctaatcatttcaaacaaaaatttaggttaaaatatacaattagtctcatattttaggttaaattggtcaaaacgaaaaaatatagagaccgattgtataatttaacttacaattttatttaaaatgatgatttaacttGTCACGTCGACTTACCATTACAGATTAACAGTAattaatggctcagtgactaaaatgttacaacacgttaataaaagtgactaaaatataacctaaaataaacaaaatgactattttaatattttaatcttgaTAAAAATACTAACACTTAATAACATTAGTAAACTTAAAATTGCGAAAAACGATTTACcttgaaattttatggaaagaattttatttattcatggaATGTATAGGTATGGGCTtgcatatttttcaataaaaaagatgataatatattCTGTGTATAGCAGAAACATCCTTATGGTTCTTTAAATGAAATTGTATCTACTTTCAGTTCgctaatcaaaagaaatttgttacggaaaaaataaaaaatttaaaaacggGAAGAACCCTTTTCTGGATTTGTCAGTTTTCAGAAGGAATTGGAgacacaaaattaaaaattaattttttttaaaaaaagaaaaaaagaaaaaaaaagaagggaaagtCTTTTCTGTCTGTTTTGTGATTACTGGTTTCTCCACGTCTACGGATAAAAACAGTGGCCTCTATTTCCTACGCCACGTCTGCCTCTTTGCAAACacactccattttcattttctaccattttTCCTGCTATCCAAACGCCTTCAGTTTCCTCCCTCGACTGCTAGCAACTTGTACATGTCGGTTAAATTTCATCACCACAGCTTCGTAACTTCTAGGTATTTAAAAttcttccttttcattttcccttatatttattgttttcacTTAAGGGTTGTTTAATTTTGGCTCTGTCCAAGTAATTTAGGCTTTTATTTGTGATAATTCCGTATAAAATTAGTCATCGAAGctattaatctttttatttctttctcttgaAAATGTGACGCTGAAAAATGTTACGTAATGGCGGAGAAGATTTGAACTAGCTTTTAGACAAGTTCTCGTTAATTCATTAATTGATATCTCTAGGCCTGATTTATGGCGAATTGTTTCGTTCTATTTGCAAACCATACAGCTCAatgattttcttcttttttcttttaagaaagaagaaaaacctGCCAAAGCTCATTGCAGTTTTTTGAATTACTTAATTATGCTTGTTTAGCGTTCACGGGTaagtttaaaagttaaaagtgaATTAGTGATTCCCATTAATTAATGGGCTGTTTTATGggattttaagtttaaaacttttaaacaaACAATGCAGTAGTTGGTAATGCTTCCACAGAATATATTGTTgctaattcaaataaatagttGTAGGCAGCAGTTCCGTTATGGTTTGCGGATTAAACTAGAAACACTCTAGGGGAATggaagaaataagaaaatgcCTATTACAATGGCAGGAGAAATAAGTTTTCTGCTCTTCATGGTATTCCTTTATCAATTTTCTATGAAAACGCTTGCACCTTGCTGGTTGTGGTCTTTTAGCAGGTCTTCAAATCCATGGCTTTCATGGAATTCGTTTGGATCTCATGTTTCTTGCAAAAGAGTGGCTAACTTGGATTATCTGTTGATGAATTGGGGTACTTTAAGGAAGAAATATCTTATAAGGCAGAGTTCATCAGATAACCACAGGCTGTTAGGTTATAGAAGACATTATTCAGCCTTTTGTAAATCAAGACGGGCAGGAATCGGTTTTCCTCTAGCATCAGCTGAAGATGGTGTCACAGTCAATGAGAGTCCGCAAGCCAGTACAAGTACAGATGTAGATGAGATAAGGGTCCAACTGAATCAATCACTGCATGGTGAGGATCATAGTAATGGACTTGTTCAATCTTTACATGATGCAGCTCGGGCTTTTGAGCTAGCAATCAAAGAACAAAGCTCATTATCAAAGTTGACTTGGTTTTCGACAGCATGGCTTGGTGTAGATAGGAATGCATGGGTGAAAACACTCTCTTACCAGGTTTGTCTTGGGTTGTTCTTTGAGCTTAAAAATACGCTAATTTGATGCTTTTTTGCCCCCATACCACCTCTCAGATTTTGATTCTTGTAACTGTAAGactattttgacatttttttccCAATGCTGATTGTTTATTTTGCACACACTTTCTCTTCACACAACTGAGAGATGTGattagttatttttctttatttctttaaatataacCTTGTTTATTTTACCAGCATATTTAAGAAACAATTTTTCCTTGTATGCTATTACACACAAAAAGTATGTATGTGTCCTTCCCAAGAAATATTTGAGCAAACTAAATTTTCATGCATTTTCTCAGGCTGCTGTTTATTCTCTACTGCAAGCTGCAAGCGAGATTTCGTCCCGAGGCGATAGTCGAGATAGGGATGTAAATGTTTTTGTCCAAAGAAGGTAGTGCATTgcataaattttgtattttttgcaGCTCATTGGTATTTTACTTTTCGTGGATCTTGTTCAAATGTAGGCTATTTTGTGTCCTGTTCTagttttattgtatttatatataacatgTACCATCAATTTGCGTAAACACTTTTATGCTTATCATTCATTAggaaaaaatgaatattttctcACCTTGAAATATGGTTTATATTATAATGCTTTGTTATTTGGATTTGGGTGTGAGTGTTGTATAGGAGTATGCGTCCAACATGggtctattaaatttttttgaattttttttttttgtgtgtatttGGAGGATCCTTGGAGAGTCATATCCTAATGTCTATGTTCAAATATGTGTCGGACATTGGTAAGCAGCATGGTTATAATTGGCAATACAAGTTACATATTTGATGTTGGGGTCTTAATCATTTATATGTGACTTGCTATCCTTTGGTTGTTATATAGTACTTGGTTATTTCTGCAGACCAGTATGacaaaaggaaattttgtttTGTAGTGAAATGTTTAGCAAATAAGGCTTGGTAGTTAAGCAGCAATGTACTTTTTCTTAATCATGGAGGCAAACTACTTTGTAGTACTTGGTTATTTCTGCAGACCaatatggaaaaaataaattctGTTTTCATGTTGCTCATTCAtgtgtttctaataaaaatccAATCAGATAATGCTCTCCTAACCTGTTTTTATTACTTCcctttctataaaaaaatttcagcatTTTCTAACAATCACATTGGTACAGTTTGTTGCGTCAATCTGCTCCCTTGGAGAGCTTAATCAGGGAGAAACTATCAACCAAGCAACCTGAAGCATATGACTTGTTTTGGACTGATAAAGTTCCTGCTGCAGTGATCTCTTTCGTAAATTATTTTGAAGGAGACCCGCGATTCACTGCTGCCACTGACGTGTAAGTAATCACCTCCTTGCTTCTTCGTGTTAGGCTCTTTATGAATTTCTTGATTCTTGTGAAACTTGTGGTGATATGCCAACTATCTTAATCTGCTGCCCAGGTGTGGGAAAGGCAAGTCCTTGGGTGTAGGAAGTGCAAGTGACAAAGCTCTTCTCATGCTTGCTCTGACTTGTGTTGCTGCAATCACAAAACTTGGTCCTACTAAAATTTCCTGTGCCCACTTCTTTTCTATGATTCCAGACATAACTGGTAGATTGATGGATATGCTGGTTGATTTTGTTCCCATACGCCAAGCGTATAATTCTATAAAGGATTTTGGTCTACACAGAGAATTTCTTGTCCATTTTGGTCCCCGAGCTGCAGCTTGCAGAGTGGAAAATGATCAAGATTCAGAGGAGGTTATTTTCTGGGTTGATCTTGTACAGAAGCAGCTACAGCAAGCTATAGATAGAGAGAAAATATGGTCAAGGCTAACAACATCTGAAAGCATTGAGGTTTGGAGTTAGAGCTTATGATTTGTTTACAGTTTGAGTTATCATGTTGTCTTTTAATCCCTGAAAATGGCATCTTGGTCAGAAGTTCTAAAATAATCTACCAAGTCCATATCTGTTTTTGCCGAATCTATTTTTACAAGATGTTTAAGAACCACACCCTTTAAGAATATGATGGATAAAATTTGAGAACATGATTATTGGAGGATAATTTGAAGTATGGTGGACTCTTAGTTATATCCATAGTTTTTGCTATGCTAGAGCTTGTCATTGAAAGTAATACTAATTTCTTGCAGGTCTTGGAAAGGGATTTGACCATATTTGGCTTCTTTATTGCCTTAGGCAGAAATACACAGGCTTTTTTATCTGCTAATGGATTTGAAGTTATAGATGATCCTATTGAAGGCTTTATTAGGTATCACCTCTCTATTATGATTGGATTTGATTCAATGTTTTAGTTGTGATTTAATTCAATATCCTTTTGTCACAGGTACCTTATTGGTGGCAGCGTTTTGTATTATCCTCAACTTTCATCTATAAGTTCTTATCAACTGTATGTAGAGGTCAGTGCGCATGGTTTTATGGTAATACCTTTCTACATATATGTTTCATGATGGACTATGATATCTTATGATACATTTAATTCATTAGGTTGTGTGTGAAGAGCTGGAATGGCTTCCTTTTTATCCTGGAATTGTTAGTGCGTCAAAACAGTTTCATGGACATAAAAGTGCACGAGAAGGTCCACCTAACATTAAAGCTATTCCCCAAGCATTGGATGTTTGTTCTCATTGGATGCAGAGCTTTATTAAATACAGTAGATGGCTGGAAATTCCTTATAACGTTAAGGCTGCAAGGTTCCTTTCTAGAGGGTAATGGAGTTTAAAGTTCATTATTAAAAACCAATTTGTATCTTATCTCTGTTAAGTAATTATTATTGCTATCTTTATTGTCTAGGCACAATAAGTTGATGGTATGCATGGAAGAACTCGGGATACCAACGTAAGTTTTGGATGTTTAACCAGTGTTACTTTTCTTTCCTTAATTGTCTCTCTCTCTATAGGGCGATTTTGCCCTTCTTTCTAGCACATAGCCCCACATGTCCACCCACATGAGAATTCACTCTCATACTCATGCACATGCATGCTTGcttgaaattttcaaacatttaagtAGATTCCATTATAGGATGTCTGTCAGTTACTCAAAAGTGGATACATGTGAATCAAATAACCTGAACTAAGCATCTGAGAAAAATATGAAGAATTGAAATTTCAATGcacattttagaaaatttttaccatttaggataatgcatgtttgtttatCTGCAAAATTGCAACTATATGTGTACTTATGagttataagaaaaataaacagagtaaaTGTACAATATAGTTAGATATCCAGAATTAGGAACACCTGAAGGAAAAAAAACCCGAAGGTTGCTGTGTTTCAGATGGAAGAAAGAGCTTCAAGGCACACTATAGAACTGAGGCTCCAGAATACTTAAGAAAGCGCTATCCGCTGATAAATACAAATGAGTTAAAAATGTTTGCAAAGGATTTAGagggaaaacattttccaagaCACTTTTGAGTTTCAACATGGACAATTCTCATCCTTGTGTTCTGTTGGTCCCTTCTTTTATTTgctaaagtaataaaatcagGGCTAGTTTTGAGGACTGCCAAGTGCATTATCATGTTTTTGATATGGTTTTACATTGACTTGATCTGATAAGATGTTCGTTTGATGCTACTGCAAGACATTTAGTTGCTCAATTAAGAAGTTCAGTCATCCTCATTCACAATACTCTATGCTAAGAGCTAAAGAAAGAATTATCTTGGACTTAATGATTATTTAGCCATGAGATTTAACTACAGGGCAACCTGTTAATGTATTATTGGTCATGTTTCTGCTTTGTAGCTTTCTCTAGTCATAAGCTCTGATAGTTCTTCATCtttcctgtatccttgaatctGTAAATTCTTTTATCACTTCCTTTCTGCATGAAAAAGTGTCTGATGATTGAAGCCAAGCCAGCCCACTATTTGTATTACTGGAATGTACCTTCTCTTACAGggataattttcttttatgtttgtcattttattaatttttggtgTTTTGCAAAAATGATGCAGTTAGTTGTTAGTCATTGGATGTCATGTTT
The sequence above is a segment of the Gossypium raimondii isolate GPD5lz chromosome 4, ASM2569854v1, whole genome shotgun sequence genome. Coding sequences within it:
- the LOC105766629 gene encoding uncharacterized protein LOC105766629 isoform X1, producing the protein MSVKFHHHSFVTSSRSSNPWLSWNSFGSHVSCKRVANLDYLLMNWGTLRKKYLIRQSSSDNHRLLGYRRHYSAFCKSRRAGIGFPLASAEDGVTVNESPQASTSTDVDEIRVQLNQSLHGEDHSNGLVQSLHDAARAFELAIKEQSSLSKLTWFSTAWLGVDRNAWVKTLSYQAAVYSLLQAASEISSRGDSRDRDVNVFVQRSLLRQSAPLESLIREKLSTKQPEAYDLFWTDKVPAAVISFVNYFEGDPRFTAATDVCGKGKSLGVGSASDKALLMLALTCVAAITKLGPTKISCAHFFSMIPDITGRLMDMLVDFVPIRQAYNSIKDFGLHREFLVHFGPRAAACRVENDQDSEEVIFWVDLVQKQLQQAIDREKIWSRLTTSESIEVLERDLTIFGFFIALGRNTQAFLSANGFEVIDDPIEGFIRYLIGGSVLYYPQLSSISSYQLYVEVVCEELEWLPFYPGIVSASKQFHGHKSAREGPPNIKAIPQALDVCSHWMQSFIKYSRWLEIPYNVKAARFLSRGHNKLMVCMEELGIPTREIVETSLVGRTGLAIEKESDSFDKALESVEEALKRLENLLQELHVSSSSAGKEQLQAACSDLERIRKLKKEAEFLEASFRAKEAFLRQEEGDGSSQSSVSEQQQYPKAKARKSAMVTNDRSSRVVNKSRGLWSFIHPSTRKPDTESSALEKSGNEFVEQNASNIGGEPNEIRRFEQLRNELIELEKRVTTSAQSAYEEDIKVTDGYPGSINDAGHAQVVEVQKKESIIEKSLVKIKETSTDVLQGSQLLAIDVAAAVELLGRALIGDELAEKEKKSLRRTLTDLASVVPIGFLMLLPVTAVGHAAILAAIQRYVPSLIPSTYGSERLDLLRQLEKVKELETSEADSEENIEQVA
- the LOC105766629 gene encoding uncharacterized protein LOC105766629 isoform X2 → MSVKFHHHSFVTSRSSNPWLSWNSFGSHVSCKRVANLDYLLMNWGTLRKKYLIRQSSSDNHRLLGYRRHYSAFCKSRRAGIGFPLASAEDGVTVNESPQASTSTDVDEIRVQLNQSLHGEDHSNGLVQSLHDAARAFELAIKEQSSLSKLTWFSTAWLGVDRNAWVKTLSYQAAVYSLLQAASEISSRGDSRDRDVNVFVQRSLLRQSAPLESLIREKLSTKQPEAYDLFWTDKVPAAVISFVNYFEGDPRFTAATDVCGKGKSLGVGSASDKALLMLALTCVAAITKLGPTKISCAHFFSMIPDITGRLMDMLVDFVPIRQAYNSIKDFGLHREFLVHFGPRAAACRVENDQDSEEVIFWVDLVQKQLQQAIDREKIWSRLTTSESIEVLERDLTIFGFFIALGRNTQAFLSANGFEVIDDPIEGFIRYLIGGSVLYYPQLSSISSYQLYVEVVCEELEWLPFYPGIVSASKQFHGHKSAREGPPNIKAIPQALDVCSHWMQSFIKYSRWLEIPYNVKAARFLSRGHNKLMVCMEELGIPTREIVETSLVGRTGLAIEKESDSFDKALESVEEALKRLENLLQELHVSSSSAGKEQLQAACSDLERIRKLKKEAEFLEASFRAKEAFLRQEEGDGSSQSSVSEQQQYPKAKARKSAMVTNDRSSRVVNKSRGLWSFIHPSTRKPDTESSALEKSGNEFVEQNASNIGGEPNEIRRFEQLRNELIELEKRVTTSAQSAYEEDIKVTDGYPGSINDAGHAQVVEVQKKESIIEKSLVKIKETSTDVLQGSQLLAIDVAAAVELLGRALIGDELAEKEKKSLRRTLTDLASVVPIGFLMLLPVTAVGHAAILAAIQRYVPSLIPSTYGSERLDLLRQLEKVKELETSEADSEENIEQVA
- the LOC105766629 gene encoding uncharacterized protein LOC105766629 isoform X3; the protein is MSVKFHHHSFVTSSRSSNPWLSWNSFGSHVSCKRVANLDYLLMNWGTLRKKYLIRQSSSDNHRLLGYRRHYSAFCKSRRAGIGFPLASAEDGVTVNESPQASTSTDVDEIRVQLNQSLHAWLGVDRNAWVKTLSYQAAVYSLLQAASEISSRGDSRDRDVNVFVQRSLLRQSAPLESLIREKLSTKQPEAYDLFWTDKVPAAVISFVNYFEGDPRFTAATDVCGKGKSLGVGSASDKALLMLALTCVAAITKLGPTKISCAHFFSMIPDITGRLMDMLVDFVPIRQAYNSIKDFGLHREFLVHFGPRAAACRVENDQDSEEVIFWVDLVQKQLQQAIDREKIWSRLTTSESIEVLERDLTIFGFFIALGRNTQAFLSANGFEVIDDPIEGFIRYLIGGSVLYYPQLSSISSYQLYVEVVCEELEWLPFYPGIVSASKQFHGHKSAREGPPNIKAIPQALDVCSHWMQSFIKYSRWLEIPYNVKAARFLSRGHNKLMVCMEELGIPTREIVETSLVGRTGLAIEKESDSFDKALESVEEALKRLENLLQELHVSSSSAGKEQLQAACSDLERIRKLKKEAEFLEASFRAKEAFLRQEEGDGSSQSSVSEQQQYPKAKARKSAMVTNDRSSRVVNKSRGLWSFIHPSTRKPDTESSALEKSGNEFVEQNASNIGGEPNEIRRFEQLRNELIELEKRVTTSAQSAYEEDIKVTDGYPGSINDAGHAQVVEVQKKESIIEKSLVKIKETSTDVLQGSQLLAIDVAAAVELLGRALIGDELAEKEKKSLRRTLTDLASVVPIGFLMLLPVTAVGHAAILAAIQRYVPSLIPSTYGSERLDLLRQLEKVKELETSEADSEENIEQVA